The following proteins are co-located in the Polymorphospora rubra genome:
- a CDS encoding ABC transporter substrate-binding protein encodes MNRRTVLVTALSGVLLLGACGTTEPTPTGTDSGAAPTGGPVTFTDSRDKEIRLDAPATKIVALEWAEAEQLVTLGVMPAGVADVKGYGTWVTAAKLDPSVTDVGTRAEPSVDSIVALQPDLVIARANRGAELVVQLEKYVPVLVTAGSDAGDNIGRMRTEFQTIATAVGRTDEATKVLADFDKAIADGKQKIADAGAAGQQFAIADGYQQGGSVAIRMFGKGALVSQIGVALGLENAWPGAGDPMWALDQTDVEGLTAIKDADVRFFYNASDGDDVFAGGLSANPIWQSLGFVQQKKLHRMPDGIWTFGGPLSAIQYAEQLVAAYTS; translated from the coding sequence ATGAACCGTCGCACCGTCCTCGTCACCGCGCTGTCCGGCGTACTCCTGCTCGGCGCCTGCGGCACCACCGAGCCGACCCCGACCGGGACCGACTCCGGCGCCGCCCCCACCGGCGGACCCGTCACCTTCACCGACAGCCGGGACAAGGAGATCCGCCTCGACGCCCCGGCCACCAAGATCGTGGCCCTCGAATGGGCGGAGGCCGAGCAGTTGGTCACCCTCGGCGTCATGCCGGCCGGGGTCGCCGACGTCAAGGGCTACGGCACCTGGGTGACCGCGGCCAAGCTCGACCCGTCCGTGACCGACGTCGGCACCCGCGCCGAACCGAGCGTGGACTCGATCGTTGCGCTGCAGCCCGACCTCGTCATCGCCCGCGCCAACCGCGGCGCCGAACTCGTCGTCCAGCTCGAGAAGTACGTCCCGGTGCTGGTCACCGCCGGCAGCGACGCCGGCGACAACATCGGCCGGATGCGCACCGAGTTCCAGACCATCGCGACCGCGGTCGGGCGCACCGACGAGGCGACGAAGGTGCTCGCCGACTTCGACAAGGCGATCGCCGACGGCAAGCAGAAGATCGCCGACGCCGGCGCCGCCGGCCAGCAGTTCGCCATCGCCGACGGCTACCAGCAGGGCGGCAGCGTCGCGATCCGGATGTTCGGCAAGGGCGCCCTGGTCTCCCAGATCGGCGTCGCGCTCGGGCTGGAGAACGCCTGGCCGGGCGCGGGCGATCCGATGTGGGCACTGGACCAGACCGACGTCGAAGGGCTGACCGCCATCAAGGACGCCGACGTCCGCTTCTTCTACAACGCCTCGGACGGCGACGACGTCTTCGCAGGCGGCCTGTCCGCCAACCCGATCTGGCAGTCCCTGGGCTTCGTCCAGCAGAAGAAGCTGCACCGGATGCCGGACGGCATCTGGACGTTCGGCGGCCCGCTGTCCGCGATCCAGTACGCCGAACAGCTCGTCGCGGCCTACACATCTTGA
- a CDS encoding ABC transporter ATP-binding protein, with protein sequence MVDVLRQGSARSGRRDGLRGVNLSLGYQGHPVLHDAAVDLTDGAVTVLLGPNGSGKSTLLRALARLHRVVEGTITLADGSAAADLTARQFAQRVTLLTQSRPVPSGVTVRDVVGYGRHPYRGRWRSTDTDGPRAIAWAMKVTGVDTMADRGVDELSGGELQRVWLATCLAQDTRIILLDEPTTFLDLRYQVEILDLVRDLADTHGVAVGIVLHDLNQAAAIADRIVLLHDGRVRAAGPPADVLTEEILTDTYGIPIEVTTDPVTGHVHTRPVGRHTHRSVVAA encoded by the coding sequence ATGGTGGATGTGCTTCGGCAGGGGAGCGCCCGATCGGGGCGCCGCGACGGGTTGCGCGGGGTGAACCTCTCGCTGGGCTACCAGGGACACCCGGTCCTGCACGACGCCGCGGTCGACCTCACCGACGGCGCCGTGACCGTGCTGCTGGGTCCGAACGGCAGCGGAAAGTCCACGCTGCTGCGCGCGCTGGCCCGGCTGCACCGGGTGGTCGAGGGGACCATCACGCTCGCCGACGGATCCGCCGCCGCCGACCTCACCGCCCGACAGTTCGCCCAGCGGGTGACCCTGCTGACCCAGAGCCGTCCGGTACCCAGCGGCGTCACCGTCCGCGACGTCGTCGGCTACGGCCGCCACCCGTACCGGGGCCGCTGGCGCTCCACCGACACCGACGGGCCCCGCGCGATCGCCTGGGCGATGAAGGTCACCGGAGTGGACACCATGGCGGACCGGGGCGTCGACGAACTGTCCGGCGGTGAACTCCAGCGGGTCTGGCTGGCCACCTGCCTCGCCCAGGACACCCGGATCATCCTGCTCGACGAGCCGACCACCTTCCTCGACCTGCGCTACCAGGTGGAGATCCTGGACCTGGTCCGCGACCTCGCCGACACCCACGGTGTCGCGGTCGGCATCGTCCTGCACGACCTCAACCAGGCCGCCGCGATCGCCGACCGCATCGTCCTGCTGCACGACGGGCGGGTCCGGGCCGCCGGACCACCGGCCGACGTGCTCACCGAGGAGATCCTCACCGACACGTACGGCATCCCGATCGAGGTGACCACCGACCCGGTCACCGGCCACGTCCACACCCGACCGGTAGGCCGGCACACGCACCGGAGCGTCGTCGCGGCCTGA
- a CDS encoding amylo-alpha-1,6-glucosidase has translation MRVRPELLYVASGWSTLVTDVRGRVGGTDPQGFFADNTRVLSRERITVDGRAPTVFSTADVGAHAQMSYAVLAEAEVLPSVAAYLVVERFVGAGLRTRLRVLSYAVAPLTVELGVEVDADFADTVEAESGRRRQEAPVARSWDGRELLLTYGRSGLDRAVAIGVHGATGVGYADSAFTVRLSVPARGEAYVDLLVEPVFDGVRRPAPPALFADPPAEPPRSCTSRPTNPANGGDNRKIAEAGAGAGAEAGDGAARARTELREELSLLRSTNAGVAAAWKTAVRDLAALPLGEPAGPTAPFAGLPAYQQIFGRDTLATSWQALLAGPTMLRDSLRLNAGYLGRRFDDWRDEEPGKPLHQARRGPVSVLGLDAFERYHGDYATGPDFLFSLGQYLAWTGDLGTVRELMPAARRIVAWLDRFGDLDGDGFLEYRCRSAAGVRNQGWKDSDTAVVDERGEVVENPIATSELQAYWYAALRHGALAFAATGERAYAVRLVRRAAALKRRFHRAFWLPGHGFYAMALGPDGRPVVSASSNDGHLLAAGIVPRRVARVVADRLLRPDMFSGFGVRTLSADHPAYNPFSYHRGSVWPVEAGTLALGLARYGCWPQLHAVTEGLFAAAGMFEGHRLPEVLSGLSRSETPYPGVYPDSCSPQAWSASTVVALVQALLALRPVGPLRTLLVDPHLPAWLPDLDIERVRIGGATFDLRVRRRRDGTASVRTRGDRVLVVRRPPRDARR, from the coding sequence GTGCGCGTACGTCCCGAGCTGCTCTACGTGGCCAGCGGCTGGAGCACGCTGGTGACCGACGTACGCGGGCGGGTCGGCGGCACCGATCCGCAGGGCTTCTTCGCCGACAACACCCGGGTGCTGAGCCGGGAACGGATCACCGTCGACGGGCGGGCACCGACGGTGTTCAGCACCGCCGACGTCGGCGCCCACGCGCAGATGTCGTACGCCGTGCTGGCCGAGGCGGAGGTGCTGCCGTCGGTCGCGGCGTACCTGGTGGTGGAGCGGTTCGTCGGTGCCGGGCTGCGGACCCGGCTGCGGGTGCTCAGCTACGCCGTCGCCCCGCTGACCGTCGAGCTGGGGGTGGAGGTCGACGCGGACTTCGCCGACACGGTCGAGGCCGAGTCGGGGCGGCGCCGGCAGGAGGCGCCGGTGGCCCGGTCGTGGGACGGCCGCGAGCTGCTTTTGACGTACGGGCGGTCGGGACTGGACCGGGCGGTCGCGATCGGGGTGCACGGCGCGACCGGGGTCGGGTACGCCGACAGCGCGTTCACGGTGCGGCTGAGCGTGCCGGCGCGCGGCGAGGCGTACGTCGACCTGCTGGTGGAGCCGGTCTTCGACGGGGTACGCCGGCCCGCCCCACCCGCGCTGTTCGCCGACCCGCCCGCGGAGCCGCCGCGATCTTGCACTTCTCGCCCGACAAATCCGGCGAATGGAGGAGACAACCGCAAGATCGCCGAGGCAGGGGCAGGGGCAGGGGCGGAGGCTGGGGACGGTGCGGCGCGGGCACGGACGGAACTGCGGGAGGAACTGTCCCTGCTGCGGTCGACGAACGCCGGCGTCGCCGCGGCCTGGAAGACCGCCGTACGGGATCTCGCCGCGCTGCCGCTCGGCGAGCCGGCCGGGCCGACGGCGCCGTTCGCCGGGCTGCCGGCGTACCAGCAGATCTTCGGCCGGGACACGCTCGCGACCTCCTGGCAGGCGTTGCTGGCCGGGCCGACGATGCTGCGCGACAGCCTGCGGCTCAACGCCGGCTATCTGGGGCGGCGGTTCGACGACTGGCGGGACGAGGAGCCCGGCAAGCCGCTGCACCAGGCCCGCCGCGGACCGGTGTCGGTGCTCGGGCTGGACGCCTTCGAGCGCTACCACGGCGACTACGCCACCGGCCCGGACTTCCTGTTCAGCCTCGGCCAGTACCTGGCCTGGACCGGCGACCTCGGCACCGTACGCGAGCTGATGCCGGCGGCCCGGCGGATCGTGGCATGGCTGGACCGGTTCGGCGACCTCGACGGCGACGGCTTCCTGGAGTACCGGTGCCGGTCGGCGGCCGGGGTCCGCAACCAGGGCTGGAAGGACTCCGACACCGCGGTCGTGGACGAGCGGGGCGAGGTGGTCGAGAACCCGATCGCGACCAGTGAACTGCAGGCGTACTGGTACGCCGCCCTGCGGCACGGGGCGCTGGCGTTCGCGGCGACCGGCGAGCGGGCGTACGCGGTCCGGCTGGTCCGCCGGGCGGCGGCCCTGAAACGGCGGTTCCACCGGGCGTTCTGGCTGCCCGGGCACGGGTTCTACGCGATGGCGTTGGGACCGGACGGCCGGCCGGTGGTGTCGGCGAGTTCGAACGACGGGCACCTGCTCGCGGCCGGGATCGTGCCGCGCCGGGTCGCCCGGGTGGTGGCCGACCGGCTGCTGCGCCCCGACATGTTCAGCGGCTTCGGGGTCCGGACCCTGTCGGCCGACCATCCGGCGTACAACCCGTTCAGCTACCACCGGGGGAGCGTCTGGCCGGTCGAGGCGGGCACGCTGGCGCTCGGCCTGGCCCGGTATGGCTGCTGGCCGCAGCTGCACGCGGTGACGGAGGGGCTGTTCGCGGCGGCCGGGATGTTCGAGGGGCACCGGCTGCCGGAGGTGCTGAGCGGGCTGTCCCGGTCCGAGACGCCGTACCCGGGGGTCTATCCGGACTCCTGCTCGCCGCAGGCGTGGTCGGCGAGCACGGTGGTGGCGCTGGTGCAGGCGCTGCTGGCACTGCGGCCGGTCGGGCCGCTGCGGACGCTGCTCGTCGACCCGCACCTGCCCGCGTGGCTGCCCGACCTGGACATCGAGCGGGTACGGATCGGTGGGGCGACGTTCGACCTGCGGGTGCGCCGGCGCCGCGACGGTACGGCGTCGGTGCGTACCCGTGGCGACCGGGTTCTGGTGGTGCGGCGCCCGCCACGGGACGCCCGCCGCTGA
- a CDS encoding acyltransferase family protein: protein MAGLRQLAAHTPASRDRYVDTLRALAITLVVLGHWLVTVIAHTPQGRLTGHSALPDLRWAWPLTWLVQVLPVFFLVGGYANAASLTAHRDRGGSTVTWLLDRGRRLLLPTTVLLVTLALAALVARVAGADPKLVRDAVWYAAIPLWFLSPYLLVVLLTRPMYALHRRYGVAVPLALAGLVALGDLARFGGHGGLAVGSFLFGWLAVHQVGFAWRDVCAGRPGWPARPRVAVLLLVGGLTATILLTWPGPYPVSMINIPGERLHNMSPPSLALLTLATAQIGLILLLRPRTSRLSAILQLSPPFARNGGRQVQDRGDGRGDGQGERATVGWTVVVAINAFVLTVFLWHVTAVLLLAGLLDALGVLPTPPVGTLTWWLWRVPWLLMLIVLLAGLVAVFGRVETRAAHRLRNAVPDRRRGRAAARSALTVAGFAAATAGLVGINAAPRAGEHLLGMPAWALASFLVGVAALEVARATTTRARPDQVDR from the coding sequence CTGGCCGGCCTGCGTCAACTCGCCGCGCACACCCCGGCGAGCCGGGACCGGTACGTCGACACGCTGCGGGCCCTCGCGATCACGCTGGTGGTCCTCGGGCACTGGCTGGTCACCGTCATCGCACACACCCCGCAGGGGCGGCTCACCGGCCACTCCGCGCTGCCCGACCTGCGCTGGGCCTGGCCGCTGACCTGGCTGGTCCAGGTGCTGCCGGTGTTCTTCCTCGTCGGTGGGTACGCCAACGCCGCCTCGCTGACCGCGCACCGCGACCGGGGCGGCAGCACCGTGACCTGGCTGCTGGACCGGGGGCGCCGGCTGCTGCTGCCGACGACCGTCCTGCTGGTGACGCTCGCGCTCGCCGCGCTGGTCGCCCGGGTCGCCGGCGCCGACCCGAAACTGGTCCGCGACGCGGTCTGGTACGCGGCGATCCCGCTGTGGTTCCTGTCGCCGTACCTGCTGGTGGTGCTGCTGACCCGGCCGATGTACGCCCTGCACCGCCGGTACGGCGTCGCGGTGCCGCTGGCGCTCGCCGGCCTCGTCGCACTCGGTGACCTGGCCCGGTTCGGCGGCCACGGCGGGCTGGCGGTGGGCAGCTTCCTCTTCGGCTGGCTCGCCGTCCACCAGGTCGGCTTCGCCTGGCGGGACGTGTGCGCGGGCCGGCCGGGCTGGCCGGCGCGGCCCCGGGTGGCGGTGCTGCTGCTGGTCGGCGGGCTGACCGCGACGATCCTGCTGACCTGGCCCGGGCCGTATCCGGTCAGCATGATCAACATTCCGGGCGAGCGGCTGCACAACATGTCGCCGCCGAGCCTCGCCCTGCTCACCCTGGCCACCGCCCAGATCGGCCTGATCCTCCTCCTCCGCCCCCGCACCTCCAGGCTTTCCGCGATCTTGCAGTTGTCTCCCCCATTTGCCCGGAATGGGGGGCGACAAGTGCAAGATCGCGGGGACGGGCGCGGGGACGGGCAAGGAGAGCGGGCCACGGTGGGATGGACGGTTGTGGTGGCGATCAACGCGTTCGTGCTCACGGTCTTCCTGTGGCACGTCACCGCCGTACTCCTGCTCGCCGGGCTGCTCGACGCCCTCGGCGTGTTGCCCACCCCGCCGGTCGGCACGCTCACCTGGTGGCTCTGGCGGGTGCCCTGGCTGCTCATGCTGATCGTTCTGCTCGCCGGCCTGGTGGCGGTCTTCGGCCGGGTCGAGACCCGCGCCGCCCACCGGCTGCGGAACGCCGTGCCTGACCGGCGGCGCGGCCGGGCCGCCGCCCGTTCGGCGCTGACCGTCGCCGGCTTCGCGGCGGCCACGGCGGGCCTGGTCGGCATCAACGCCGCACCACGGGCGGGCGAACATCTGCTCGGGATGCCGGCCTGGGCACTGGCCTCGTTCCTCGTTGGTGTCGCCGCCCTCGAAGTCGCCCGCGCCACCACCACCCGCGCCCGGCCGGATCAGGTCGACAGATAG
- a CDS encoding DUF6924 domain-containing protein yields MTRLPQPADLTSLVLRTDFADDDAWHALQEQIGLLDRHPHATFVSDPAYAGITAQAVVDIDAAAGDDKLTYLFLADATTMTDDENPLLAVDTYDEPGRTFRLPVRWYADVSANLAIGNVDFADFADAADGAGTYQGPDRE; encoded by the coding sequence ATGACCCGCCTGCCCCAGCCGGCCGACCTGACGTCGCTGGTCCTCCGCACCGACTTCGCCGATGACGACGCCTGGCACGCCCTGCAGGAACAGATCGGCCTTCTCGACCGGCATCCCCACGCGACCTTCGTCAGCGATCCGGCATACGCCGGGATCACCGCGCAGGCGGTCGTCGACATCGATGCCGCCGCCGGCGACGACAAGCTGACCTATCTGTTCCTCGCCGACGCCACCACGATGACCGACGACGAGAACCCCCTGCTCGCCGTCGACACCTACGACGAACCCGGCCGCACGTTCCGGCTGCCGGTCCGCTGGTACGCCGACGTCTCGGCGAACCTGGCCATCGGGAACGTGGACTTCGCCGATTTCGCCGACGCCGCGGACGGGGCCGGCACGTACCAAGGCCCCGACCGGGAGTGA
- a CDS encoding CoA-acylating methylmalonate-semialdehyde dehydrogenase, with translation MRITHFVDGKPWTGEPGRTGEVYDPATGTVSGHVDLASATDVDTAVTAAVRAGREWRDASLARRTSVLFAFREIVNARRDELAATITAEHGKVLSDAAGEVQRGLEIIEYACGIPSLLAGGHSENVSTGVDSYTLRQPLGVVAVISPFNFPAMVPLWFVPIAVACGNTVVLKPSEKDPSSAGLLAAWFAEAGLPDGVFNVVHGDKEAVDALLDHRDVKSVSFVGSTPVARYVYERGTAAGKRVQALGGAKNHMVVLPDADLDLAADAAVNAGFGSAGERCMAISVVVAVEPVADALVERIAARIDGLRTGDGRRGCDMGPLVTAAHLARVTSYVEAGVAAGAKAVVDGRDVVADGEAGGYWLGPTLFDHVTPDMSIYTDEIFGPVLSVVRVASYDEALALVNACEYGNGTAIFTNDGGAARRYQHEVEVGMVGVNVPIPVPMAYYSFGGWKSSLFGDTHAHGREGVHFFTRGKVVTSRWLDPSHGGINLGFPTQT, from the coding sequence ATGAGGATTACGCACTTTGTGGACGGGAAGCCGTGGACCGGGGAGCCGGGCCGTACCGGTGAGGTCTACGACCCGGCGACCGGCACGGTCAGCGGCCACGTCGACCTGGCGAGCGCCACCGACGTCGACACCGCCGTCACCGCCGCCGTCCGGGCCGGCCGGGAGTGGCGCGACGCGTCGCTGGCCCGGCGTACCTCGGTCCTGTTCGCCTTCCGGGAGATCGTCAACGCCCGCCGCGACGAACTCGCCGCCACCATCACCGCCGAGCACGGCAAGGTGCTGTCCGACGCCGCCGGCGAGGTCCAGCGCGGCCTGGAGATCATCGAGTACGCCTGTGGCATCCCGTCGCTGCTCGCCGGCGGCCACAGCGAGAACGTGTCGACCGGCGTCGACTCGTACACGTTGCGGCAGCCGCTCGGCGTCGTCGCGGTGATCTCCCCGTTCAACTTCCCGGCGATGGTGCCGCTGTGGTTCGTGCCGATCGCGGTCGCCTGCGGCAACACCGTCGTGCTCAAGCCGTCGGAGAAGGACCCGTCCAGCGCCGGCCTGCTCGCCGCCTGGTTCGCCGAGGCCGGCCTGCCCGACGGCGTCTTCAACGTCGTACACGGTGACAAGGAGGCGGTCGACGCGCTGCTCGACCACCGCGACGTGAAGTCGGTGTCGTTCGTCGGCTCCACCCCGGTCGCCCGGTACGTCTACGAGCGCGGCACCGCCGCCGGCAAGCGGGTGCAGGCGCTCGGCGGGGCGAAGAACCACATGGTGGTGCTGCCCGACGCCGACCTCGACCTGGCCGCCGACGCCGCCGTCAACGCCGGGTTCGGCTCGGCGGGGGAGCGGTGCATGGCGATCTCGGTCGTGGTCGCCGTCGAGCCGGTCGCCGACGCCCTCGTGGAGCGGATCGCGGCCCGGATCGATGGCCTGCGTACCGGTGACGGCCGCCGGGGCTGCGACATGGGACCGCTGGTCACCGCCGCGCACCTGGCCCGGGTGACGTCGTACGTCGAGGCCGGGGTGGCCGCCGGCGCGAAGGCCGTGGTCGACGGGCGGGACGTGGTGGCCGATGGCGAGGCCGGTGGTTACTGGCTCGGGCCGACCCTGTTCGACCACGTCACGCCCGACATGTCGATCTACACCGACGAGATCTTCGGGCCGGTGCTGTCGGTGGTCCGGGTCGCCTCGTACGACGAGGCGCTGGCCCTGGTCAACGCGTGCGAGTACGGCAACGGCACGGCGATCTTCACCAACGACGGCGGGGCGGCCCGCCGCTACCAGCACGAGGTGGAGGTCGGCATGGTCGGTGTGAACGTGCCGATCCCGGTGCCGATGGCCTACTACTCGTTCGGTGGCTGGAAGTCGTCGCTGTTCGGCGACACGCACGCGCACGGCCGGGAGGGCGTGCACTTCTTCACCCGGGGCAAGGTGGTGACGAGCCGCTGGCTCGACCCGAGCCACGGCGGCATCAACCTAGGCTTCCCCACCCAGACCTGA
- a CDS encoding aspartate aminotransferase family protein, with product MTTDDLLARHRAVLPAWMPLYYQEPIEIVSGAGCRVTDARGRTYLDFFGGVLTTMIGYDIPEIREAVERQLRTGVVHTSTLYLIRQQVELAEKIARLSGIPDPRVFFTNSGTEANEAALLVATNHRRSHQILAVRNSYHGRSYAAMGITGHRSWSASALNPLQVSWLHSGDRLRGLLSRLDPEQHVEAAVDDLREVLATQTSGDVAALIAEPIQGVGGFVHAPDGLLGAWKKVLDETGILLISDEVQTGWGRTGEHFWGYQAHDVVPDLLTFAKGIGNGFALAGVVGRAEVLNEVHATSFSTYGGNPVSTAAGNAVIDYLLDHDLQANAARVGAILGDGLRTAVADRGIVGEVRGKGLMLAVEFVQPGSREPNTAATVAVFEECRRGGLLVGKGGLYGNVLRMGPPLTLTEDEAREGLAVLVDAITKVDGA from the coding sequence ATGACCACTGACGACCTGCTGGCCCGGCACCGGGCCGTGCTGCCCGCCTGGATGCCGCTCTACTACCAGGAACCGATCGAGATCGTATCCGGCGCCGGATGCCGGGTCACCGACGCCCGGGGACGCACCTACCTGGACTTCTTCGGCGGCGTGCTGACCACCATGATCGGGTACGACATCCCGGAGATCCGCGAGGCGGTCGAACGCCAGCTGCGCACCGGCGTCGTGCACACCTCCACCCTCTACCTGATCCGCCAGCAGGTCGAACTCGCCGAGAAGATCGCCCGGCTGTCCGGCATCCCCGACCCCCGGGTGTTCTTCACCAACTCCGGCACCGAGGCCAACGAGGCGGCGCTGCTGGTCGCCACCAACCACCGCCGCTCGCACCAGATCCTCGCCGTGCGCAACAGCTACCACGGCCGGTCGTACGCGGCGATGGGCATCACCGGGCACCGCAGTTGGTCGGCGTCGGCGCTGAACCCGCTCCAGGTGAGCTGGCTGCACTCCGGCGACCGGCTGCGCGGGCTGCTGTCCCGTCTCGACCCCGAGCAGCACGTCGAGGCGGCCGTCGACGACCTGCGCGAGGTGCTGGCCACGCAGACCTCCGGCGACGTCGCCGCACTGATCGCCGAACCGATCCAGGGCGTCGGCGGCTTCGTACACGCCCCCGACGGGCTGCTCGGCGCCTGGAAGAAGGTCCTCGACGAGACCGGCATCCTGCTCATCTCCGACGAGGTGCAGACCGGCTGGGGCCGCACCGGCGAGCACTTCTGGGGCTACCAGGCCCACGACGTGGTGCCCGACCTGCTGACCTTCGCCAAGGGGATCGGCAACGGTTTCGCCCTCGCCGGTGTCGTCGGCCGGGCCGAGGTCCTCAACGAGGTGCACGCGACCAGCTTCTCCACGTACGGCGGCAACCCGGTCTCGACCGCGGCCGGCAACGCCGTCATCGACTACCTGCTCGACCACGACCTGCAGGCCAACGCCGCCCGGGTCGGCGCGATCCTCGGCGACGGGCTGCGCACCGCGGTCGCCGACCGGGGCATCGTCGGCGAGGTACGTGGCAAGGGGCTGATGCTGGCGGTCGAGTTCGTCCAGCCGGGCAGCCGCGAACCGAACACGGCGGCGACCGTCGCGGTCTTCGAGGAGTGCCGGCGCGGCGGGCTGCTGGTCGGCAAGGGCGGCCTGTACGGCAACGTGCTGCGCATGGGGCCGCCGTTGACCCTGACCGAGGACGAGGCCCGCGAGGGTCTGGCCGTCCTGGTCGACGCGATCACGAAGGTGGATGGGGCATGA